A window of Opitutus sp. ER46 contains these coding sequences:
- a CDS encoding TonB-dependent receptor plug domain-containing protein yields the protein MLPPKFALAFGLTLGLPASLLAQSTTPPPTATGADNDELVRLTPFIVNTDRDNGYIAVDALAGGRTNTPVKLTPSSMSSITRAFIDDVAITNVRDALRWSPNVVPSDYLAGKQLANPFNAWDYNFRGAGQSLQGGAGPGRNYFTFYNVADTYNLDRIEFDRGPNSILYGVGTVGGVLSTYTKIPRLDKNFLTPTVTFDSNGSARFEADFNRRLTDKFATRINALYDRNRGWRNNDKNDAQAIDIAMLYKFTERTSARVEVEGYKAKNTLISSTYGDGMSAWDGSANSATWGAAPTGTGTRASQSAGWWTANYNVWIPGLASKGIMNWNGGTISAGIDPDGIPAAPYAGYYPKEFKPLYSWMNGGKNYSTAKVPVLPEREFTYGNGISKPQYTNATAYLDHSFSDNLDAEVAFYRYESKQNAKDYEGASNIFLDLNKQLPDGTANPNYGKPFADFFLSQQQQNRTVTEIRAQLNYHFTADVLGIPLKQLFTGAAGQQRITWYARQYMAELVNTGNNDAAQNMIWGRLYFDQPNAEMNIPDVVNGKVVAYVPWSSDWFDFDETYKLKSASLASHTRLWNDKLSILAGLRHDNYDHNKVQAHSRSRVEDGASGTTYSAGAIYYFKWFGLFANYAKNFDPIGPGKNLSLSGTPFGPAEGKSFEYGIRISTDDGKYYASLSRYDSESTGRITTTKIDFAGMWKNYYDALGQSYDTKRTQLSYDDTEALKVKGYEIDLTANPTKNIRLSATYGKPDSQIQEALAGQRAYYAANLATWNTATGGTSTPATNLKSQLQSALNTLNQNAAGKTKTGLVDYTASVFVNYTFTDNALRGFSIGGGVARTGQQYVGDFGAPDGQPKFKYYADARTSTSLVLAYETKLRHIPVRFALNIDNVLDDTDPIVTGYHWGWMDPNTGRNIASGYMLPAPRTFRFSARFTF from the coding sequence ATGCTACCCCCCAAGTTCGCGCTAGCCTTCGGGCTGACGCTTGGCCTCCCGGCCTCCCTGCTCGCCCAGAGCACGACTCCGCCGCCAACCGCGACCGGCGCCGACAATGATGAGCTCGTCCGGCTGACCCCGTTCATCGTCAACACGGACCGGGATAATGGCTACATCGCTGTCGACGCGCTCGCCGGCGGTCGGACCAATACCCCGGTGAAGCTCACGCCTTCGTCGATGTCGTCCATCACCCGGGCCTTCATCGACGACGTGGCCATCACCAACGTCCGCGATGCGCTCCGCTGGTCGCCCAATGTCGTTCCGAGCGACTATCTGGCGGGCAAGCAGCTCGCGAATCCCTTCAACGCCTGGGACTACAACTTCCGCGGCGCCGGCCAGTCGCTGCAGGGTGGTGCCGGCCCGGGCCGCAACTACTTCACGTTCTACAACGTCGCGGACACCTATAACCTCGACCGCATCGAGTTCGACCGCGGTCCCAACTCCATCCTCTACGGCGTCGGTACCGTCGGTGGCGTGTTGAGCACCTACACGAAGATCCCGCGTCTCGATAAGAATTTTCTCACCCCGACGGTGACCTTCGACAGCAACGGCAGCGCCCGTTTCGAGGCGGACTTCAACCGCCGCCTGACCGACAAGTTCGCCACGCGCATCAACGCGCTGTACGACCGCAACCGCGGCTGGCGGAACAACGACAAGAACGACGCGCAGGCGATCGACATCGCCATGCTCTACAAGTTCACCGAGCGCACGTCCGCCCGCGTCGAGGTCGAGGGCTACAAGGCCAAGAACACCCTCATCTCGAGCACCTATGGCGACGGCATGTCGGCCTGGGACGGCTCCGCCAACTCGGCCACCTGGGGCGCCGCGCCGACCGGCACCGGCACCCGCGCCTCGCAGTCCGCCGGCTGGTGGACCGCCAACTACAACGTGTGGATCCCGGGCCTCGCCTCGAAGGGCATCATGAACTGGAACGGCGGCACCATCTCCGCCGGCATCGATCCCGACGGCATCCCCGCCGCGCCGTACGCCGGCTACTACCCGAAGGAGTTCAAGCCGCTCTATTCCTGGATGAATGGCGGCAAGAATTACTCCACGGCCAAGGTCCCGGTGCTCCCGGAGCGTGAGTTCACCTACGGCAATGGCATCTCCAAGCCGCAGTACACCAACGCCACCGCCTACCTCGATCACTCGTTCTCCGACAATCTCGATGCCGAGGTCGCGTTCTACCGCTACGAGTCGAAGCAGAACGCCAAGGACTACGAGGGCGCCAGCAACATCTTCCTCGATCTCAACAAGCAGCTGCCCGACGGCACCGCCAATCCCAACTACGGCAAGCCGTTCGCCGACTTCTTCCTGAGCCAGCAGCAGCAGAACCGCACGGTCACCGAGATCCGCGCCCAGCTGAACTATCACTTCACCGCCGACGTCCTCGGCATCCCGCTCAAGCAGCTCTTCACCGGCGCCGCCGGCCAGCAGCGCATCACCTGGTACGCCCGCCAGTACATGGCTGAGCTCGTCAACACCGGGAACAACGACGCCGCGCAGAATATGATCTGGGGCCGGCTCTATTTCGACCAACCCAACGCCGAGATGAACATCCCCGATGTCGTCAACGGCAAGGTCGTCGCCTACGTCCCGTGGTCGAGCGACTGGTTCGACTTCGACGAGACCTACAAGCTGAAGAGCGCCTCGCTCGCGTCACACACCCGCCTCTGGAACGACAAGCTCTCGATCCTCGCCGGCCTGCGCCACGACAACTACGACCACAACAAGGTCCAGGCCCACAGCCGCTCTCGCGTCGAGGACGGCGCCAGCGGCACGACCTACTCGGCCGGCGCCATCTACTACTTCAAGTGGTTCGGCCTCTTCGCCAACTACGCGAAGAACTTCGACCCCATCGGGCCGGGCAAGAACCTCAGCCTCTCGGGCACGCCCTTCGGTCCCGCTGAGGGCAAGAGCTTCGAATACGGCATCCGTATCTCGACGGACGACGGCAAGTACTACGCCTCGCTCTCCCGCTACGACAGCGAATCCACCGGCCGCATCACCACGACGAAGATCGACTTCGCCGGCATGTGGAAGAACTACTACGACGCGCTCGGCCAGAGCTACGACACGAAGCGCACGCAGCTTTCGTACGACGATACCGAGGCGCTCAAGGTCAAGGGCTACGAGATCGACCTGACCGCCAACCCGACGAAGAACATCCGGCTCAGCGCCACGTACGGAAAGCCCGACTCCCAGATCCAGGAGGCCCTCGCCGGTCAGCGTGCCTACTACGCCGCCAACCTTGCTACCTGGAACACGGCCACGGGTGGTACCAGCACCCCGGCGACGAACCTCAAGAGCCAGCTCCAGAGCGCGCTCAACACCCTCAATCAGAACGCGGCCGGCAAGACCAAGACCGGCCTGGTCGACTACACCGCGAGCGTGTTCGTGAACTACACGTTCACCGACAACGCGCTCCGCGGCTTCTCGATCGGCGGCGGCGTCGCCCGTACGGGCCAGCAGTACGTCGGCGACTTCGGTGCACCTGACGGCCAGCCGAAGTTCAAGTACTACGCCGACGCGCGCACCTCCACGAGCCTCGTCCTGGCCTATGAGACGAAGCTCCGGCACATCCCGGTCCGCTTCGCCCTCAACATCGACAACGTCCTCGATGACACCGATCCGATTGTGACCGGTTATCACTGGGGCTGGATGGATCCGAACACCGGTCGCAACATTGCCTCCGGGTACATGCTCCCCGCGCCGCGTACGTTCCGCTTCTCGGCTCGGTTCACGTTCTAA
- a CDS encoding glucoamylase family protein — MVSVAVHPSSVFRWRAIVAAWSFRVLAMLTLGALPSAVAAPLAPAPWPGARAAALLGAEDDALLDDMQRAAFRFFDEQSHPVTGLIRDRARADGSPSEGKASISASGFALSGWVIATHRGWVGRTEALERVRSSLRFLATKAQREHGFFYHFMEMDTGERTWKCELSSIDSALFLAGAIVAREYFQDPEITRLVNQLYTDMDWKWFQNDGEIVSLSWHPETGFSRYRWMNYSEHLMMSFLALGAPEHGLDARYWRAWSRVPVGSYAGYHYIQQAPLFVHQFTHSYADFRDRRDAFADYYQNSVLATLAQRQFCIDLRREYPSWSERLWGITASDSATGYKAWGGPPRTLQLNALDGTIVPCAAAGSVPFAPYETLLTLRHMRAVYGDKIWQRYGFVDAFNPQTGWVNPDVIGIDQGITLVQAENARSGLIWALFMQAPEVQKAMRKAGLVSKNRLLSLDNSRFVRALGRDAWLSVADLPPAPETAGLQLTAILAAHALGLLSTDETLARTHAFLAAVPAPTADPAVGQYAAALITLRRALPALETEASTKLKAIDWRKVTLQENQLGSASRLTAFLQIAVAGEASTVWSTLRREAVKVGPIHTLAPSRTADQFIPGLWLDEHAIITGASASQLAYATFIADTEGPQPPPRHDVLTNALLLDRFPAESVERLKLQPLPDNWQTQAPVAARAAFLISVANVLVPDCTREWFQEDPLVISGRAALPEFAEAPFGRKTSLTSRFELNGPEQPLHTRQARAVATSVPREQWDWHEVAGLEYKDSGADVRPGDPPISMRFAFTWDADALHLHVEVTDAVTGYTLPPEANRFVELFLDVTRNGLLWLGSDDYQFYFTSDGRYREWFHQKDGRATIKPTAQGYSVDAVVPWSSIQVTPRVGLEIGVSPAVMLEGNREWQPALKLNWCYQRRVDGQVFLGNLRLE, encoded by the coding sequence GTGGTCTCGGTCGCAGTTCATCCCTCCTCCGTCTTCCGCTGGCGTGCGATCGTCGCCGCGTGGTCTTTCCGCGTGCTCGCGATGCTGACGCTTGGCGCTTTGCCCTCGGCGGTCGCTGCGCCGCTCGCACCGGCGCCCTGGCCGGGCGCCCGGGCTGCCGCGCTACTCGGCGCCGAGGACGACGCCCTGCTCGACGACATGCAGCGCGCCGCCTTTCGCTTCTTTGACGAACAGAGCCATCCTGTGACCGGCCTGATCCGCGACCGCGCCCGCGCGGACGGTTCGCCCAGCGAGGGCAAGGCCAGCATCTCCGCGTCCGGTTTCGCCCTGAGCGGCTGGGTCATCGCCACGCACCGCGGCTGGGTCGGACGCACCGAGGCCCTCGAACGCGTCCGCAGTTCCCTGCGCTTCCTCGCCACCAAGGCGCAGCGCGAGCACGGGTTCTTCTATCACTTCATGGAAATGGACACCGGCGAACGCACCTGGAAGTGCGAGCTGTCGTCCATCGACTCCGCCCTGTTTCTCGCCGGCGCCATCGTGGCCCGGGAGTACTTTCAGGATCCCGAGATCACGCGCCTGGTGAACCAGCTGTACACCGACATGGATTGGAAGTGGTTCCAGAACGACGGCGAGATCGTGTCGCTCAGCTGGCATCCCGAGACCGGCTTCTCGCGGTATCGCTGGATGAACTACTCGGAGCACCTGATGATGAGCTTCCTCGCGCTCGGCGCGCCGGAGCACGGGCTCGACGCCCGCTACTGGCGCGCCTGGTCGCGCGTCCCGGTCGGCTCGTACGCCGGTTATCACTACATCCAGCAGGCGCCGCTGTTTGTGCACCAGTTCACGCACTCGTATGCGGATTTCCGTGACCGCCGCGACGCCTTCGCCGACTACTACCAGAACTCGGTCCTCGCCACCCTCGCCCAGCGCCAGTTCTGCATCGACCTGCGGCGCGAGTATCCCAGTTGGAGCGAGCGTCTCTGGGGCATCACGGCGTCGGATTCCGCCACCGGCTACAAGGCCTGGGGCGGCCCGCCGCGCACCCTTCAGCTCAATGCGCTCGACGGCACCATCGTGCCCTGTGCCGCCGCCGGCTCCGTGCCTTTCGCCCCTTACGAAACCCTCCTCACGCTGCGCCACATGCGCGCGGTGTACGGCGACAAGATCTGGCAACGGTATGGTTTCGTCGACGCCTTCAATCCGCAGACCGGTTGGGTGAACCCCGATGTCATCGGCATCGACCAGGGCATTACCCTCGTCCAGGCCGAAAACGCCCGCAGCGGGCTCATCTGGGCCCTCTTCATGCAGGCGCCCGAGGTGCAGAAGGCGATGCGCAAGGCCGGCCTCGTCTCCAAGAACCGGCTGCTCTCCCTCGACAACTCCCGCTTCGTGCGCGCGCTTGGGCGCGATGCCTGGCTCTCCGTCGCCGACCTCCCACCGGCCCCCGAAACCGCCGGCCTGCAGCTCACCGCCATCCTCGCCGCTCATGCGCTCGGTCTCCTGAGCACCGATGAGACCCTCGCCCGCACCCACGCTTTCCTCGCGGCTGTTCCCGCCCCGACCGCCGATCCGGCCGTGGGCCAGTACGCCGCTGCGCTCATCACGCTGCGCCGGGCGTTGCCCGCGCTCGAGACCGAGGCCTCGACCAAGCTCAAGGCGATCGATTGGCGCAAGGTCACGCTCCAGGAAAACCAACTCGGCTCTGCCAGCCGGCTGACCGCCTTCCTCCAGATCGCCGTGGCCGGCGAAGCTTCGACCGTGTGGTCCACGCTGCGCCGCGAGGCCGTCAAGGTCGGCCCGATCCACACGCTCGCGCCGTCGCGCACGGCCGACCAGTTCATCCCGGGCCTCTGGCTCGACGAGCACGCCATCATCACGGGTGCCTCCGCCAGCCAGCTGGCTTACGCCACCTTCATCGCCGACACCGAGGGGCCGCAGCCGCCGCCGCGGCATGATGTGCTCACCAACGCGCTGCTCCTCGACCGGTTCCCGGCCGAGTCCGTCGAACGGCTCAAGCTCCAGCCGCTCCCGGACAATTGGCAGACGCAGGCGCCGGTCGCCGCGCGCGCCGCCTTCCTCATTTCGGTCGCCAACGTCCTCGTGCCGGACTGCACCCGCGAGTGGTTCCAGGAGGATCCGCTCGTGATCTCCGGTCGCGCCGCGTTGCCCGAGTTTGCGGAGGCCCCCTTCGGCCGGAAGACGTCGCTCACTTCCCGTTTCGAGCTCAACGGCCCCGAGCAGCCCCTCCACACGCGCCAGGCGCGCGCCGTCGCCACCTCGGTTCCGCGCGAGCAGTGGGACTGGCACGAAGTCGCCGGCCTTGAGTACAAGGACTCCGGCGCCGACGTCCGTCCGGGTGATCCGCCCATCTCGATGCGTTTCGCGTTCACGTGGGATGCGGATGCGCTCCACCTGCACGTCGAGGTGACCGATGCCGTCACCGGCTACACGCTCCCGCCGGAGGCCAATCGCTTCGTCGAACTCTTCCTCGATGTCACCCGCAACGGCCTGCTCTGGCTGGGCTCGGACGACTACCAGTTCTACTTCACGTCCGATGGCCGCTATCGGGAGTGGTTTCACCAGAAGGACGGCCGCGCGACGATCAAGCCGACGGCCCAGGGCTATTCGGTCGATGCCGTCGTGCCGTGGAGCAGCATTCAGGTGACGCCGCGCGTCGGTCTCGAGATCGGCGTCTCCCCGGCAGTGATGCTCGAGGGCAACCGCGAGTGGCAGCCCGCCCTGAAACTCAACTGGTGCTACCAGCGCCGCGTCGATGGCCAGGTCTTCCTCGGCAATCTGCGACTCGAGTGA